A segment of the Panicum hallii strain FIL2 chromosome 1, PHallii_v3.1, whole genome shotgun sequence genome:
gggtagttaggttgtttgttgaaatatagtgttcttttgtttggattgcaattttattgtgaaataacataaaagaatgtgcattccataacttataactatgcatctcatgtagactcgaccgctctcggcaacggtgactacgagctcattctggaacaaggagtggaatcagctgaagaccccgggaacgctgtcgaaggtttaactgaagctccgaaccaaagttcggacaactttgaccctactgcccccaatcctacgcaagaaggcaagccccggacataacccctactttatttacactgcaaactatactatttatatatatctttatgcattaagttcttaggaattgtttggaaaccttagttgcataattccaggaactgatgtattgaacactagaacttgagtccgaatagctgctctgcttataggaccggtagaagtcgaatgatttcctgtcactcgcgcgacataggaattgtaatgtttacattcctgttatcactataaggatgacggacgggagttttgtgagatatcatggttgagatgtgttggaggaattctccagccgggtggcggaaagcacccgcctaatcctagttaaggatgggtttggaggagacttaggagcgctcgattgGTGGACAGAATGAActcaggaaggacacgaaggtttagagtggttcgggccgccggagcgtaataccctacgtccacttagGAGTCGTATTGTTTGTGTAAGCCTGGATGGAACTTAGCCTGGACTTGTGTGTCTGAGAAcctgtcttctaacgagtacactctcccttttatagtacAAGGGGAgcgcttacactgtgcggggccccgacaggtgggcccggccagcaggagcctgttctatgagagatgTGGAggtcttcatctccagctcctctccgtagtcttctcaaccgggaagttgatgtgcgtatctgcaACCTGGATACAGTCGTATGCAGCCCTGcaggcacagtgaccgctgtcagcGTCGCCCAACagcgaagccgtgctgtcactgttgggatgtaaCCTCCAGTCAGGCGGTGAAACAGCGCTGACCCGCTGCGTGCGCACTattgcagcgcacgccttggctcgcctattacaggccatcatcacgcacgcAGCGCCGAGACGGgtctgtacacagtccgcgcactgtgcacggtgatacgacgcgccaccttggaaacaggcggtcttataccgtggtgtcagcctacctgccccgtgtgtcagtggcaggccgctctttttgacttgggcgcacccggcccagctaccgcattaaacgctggtaggtgggctggagacccgcgaagggcctctagccgcaggcacgcggcagggccagccccgctcccttcgcaggacggcacgtggcggcaccggacccctccccgggggagggggtccgggcccccgaggccggtcggagcgggctAACCTGTGATGAACCGGTCATTACatgtggcggccccggacctccctagggaggccgggtccgcggGGGTTCCTCGAGAGCTCCTCAGGCTTCCTGGGGACGTGAAGGCCCCGGTCCTGGAAtagcacggggagggtccggagaccacggtcccagctgtcagacccgggccgtaCGGCACGTCCCCCAGAAGGCAAGAGGGGAGATTACGAATTGCgagacgccaagggcctggacaccctagcaggaggtacccctatctgtatgtaccgacagaggcccccgggcccagcTCGGGAGAGGGACGAACTcgcaggtggggccagatcccagcaccacgccgggtggacagcttgctCCCGCCGGAAAAGGGCACAGATGTCTTTTTGCCcaaagcgggatccccgaggggcctgtcccccgcccgcgccgtgcgcgtcaggcggttcagattcttgtcttattcgagcccgtcccgcagcctgggcggttcggattccgcctttcccCCTTTCCCTCCAGTAGTCACGcctttgactggcgggcccgagcccaccagtcattgggtgtgagaggagggggcctggcGTAGAcaaccgttcgacttctcctcggtcaCCGCAGGCGCGAGAAGGTagcagccttttgcataaaaggtatgcgccgaagggaacggctaccttttcgctcttgccaacaacagacgccgcagcgccccttcgtctccgcatcccttctGCGATCAGTCCCTTTGCGCTCAGCTTCCTTCTCTTCTCTGTTCCATTGCAATCCATCCCCAGCATTCACCATGTCTTCGCTTCCTTTCCcacgccgcttccagagccaggttcagttggacgcggtgcggtgccttctgggatggaccgcgccggcgcaagccgggaaggtcagggccAGCAGAATCCCCCTCGACGACCTTGCTGCCggggagttcgtccttttcaactcgtacattatgtgcgggttggttcctccgatctcctccttcttcctcctgctcctggaggagttcgacctccaacttcatcatctcaccccccactccgtcctccttgTGGCGGTCTTCACCCACTTTATGGAGATGTttgtgggggtgcgcccctgcaccaccatcttcaaacacttcTACGCCCTGGTCGGGACTGGGAAGGCTAAGCGCGGCGAGATCGGTGCttattacttccagctccggcacgggatggccgGCTCCTACATccccgccttctccagctccaagtgggaggactggcgtgaaggctgggtcatcgcggcAACCGACCCCCATGACCGCCTGGAACTGCTGGCAGAGGgtccccagagcgaccggagcacctggaaggccaggccagcAATACCagcggagctcgacccggtgctgtaccggatcaagaagctggcgaggagcggcctgacttccatgatggtgctgggcgacttcctgaagcggcgaatcgcccccctgTAGCAGCGGTCCCgaatggcctacgtgtacacggggctaaacgactgctgcaggattgcgcgcgggcccggcggcgacttcaccaggacggagctggaggcggcggtccgggcgatgaccggcgagacGTTCattccagagtccctggtcctcccgagtggggtgaaggccctgtgcgaggaccaggcactgcggtcatcggtcctggcgtcaatgccgaccctggacgagggtggcctggcggtccggcaactggggggcgaccccaaccgcgggctccagatccctggcgcctcaccggaccgccagcaatgCACCAACGAGGGTCCCGGGGAGCCGGAgcccagaggtccggcccccagcgggaaagggaaggagaaggtgccggtgccagagcaccggtAGAAGGACAatgcgggtgctgccccggcgCGAGGGAGCGACAAGGCTCAGGGGGCAGTACCCGCACGaagcagccaagccgaagggagcaaatcccgaaggctccagcgaggcgacggctccttggtcggggagccggcgcccaaacGCCAGAgaacggcgggggcggaggagcagagcggggccccaccacctccgccacaaCAGCAGCAACCAGAGAGGAGACCGGAGGAGACACGGCGGCCTCCTCCGAGGCAGCAGATtcctccaccagcaccgccaacacggcggccggcgacaccgccgccgccgagagAGCAGGGGTTGCAAGCTCCACCCCTGCCACCGGAAGCACCGGCAGTCGGAGACCAATACCAGAGGTCCAAGGGGTCCTCGACAGGGAAGAAGGTCCCGCCGGCTGCCCAGGGCAGATGGGAATGGTGCGACTTCCCGTAAGTAGTGTTGTCAGGGTTTTTCATTATCCCTCTTGATTTCTGGTCCTTTACCATAATGGTGGTACGGCAGGCCCCAATCTTCAGGTGCACCAACTGGGGGACCGGGCCCCTAGCCAGCACCGGGACCCAGCGCACCGACCCCAGCAGGACCCCCGCCCGAAGCAGCTCCAAAAGCTACCGGGCCTATGggtccggagccggaggcctccactccgccacgacccgaagctgccccccaggaggaggccgcCAAAGCCGCTGCAGCGATGGAgacagcggcagcagcttcagAGGATGAGGCCGGGCCCTCACCAGCAGAGCCAGCAGCTGAGGGGGCCGCTGCCATGGCGGAGGCTGCAGCGCCAGAGGCAGCAGAGGTGGTGGAGATCATAGCTCCGGAGGCCGCAGAGGCGGTggcaccggaggcagcggaAGAGGCGGAGGCGACGGCACCAGGGGTCGCCGAAGTTGCCAGCAGCTCCGCACcaccggcggaggaggaggaggagacagAGGTGGTGGTgggaaggcgcctcctcccgaGTACAGCGGAGATCCctctcccccggctcatagctAAATGCCACCAAGCTCAGCAGGAGCTAGAGGCcggcatgcgccgggagtgggagaagctggaggcagaACGCCACcgactctccgactgggaggtccgcctgggcGACCACATCAACTCCGTCTCtgcccgctacgccgaggagcgcgccaagctcgtgctGGGGCGCGAGCTTctgcaggaggagctggagcaagcTCACgtccgggaggcggcggcgctccaacGGGAGAAAGAGGCCAGGCGGCGGGAAGCCGAAGCCCTTAAGGGGCTGATCGCCGTGGAGGAGAGGATGGAGGCGGTAGCGGACAGGGAGCGGACCGCCCGAGAGCTGGCGGCCGAAGTCAGGAGGGCGTCGGCCATCGTCGAGGCGGAAAAGTCCACCCTCGCAGACTTGGCAGCGGCGGTGGCAAAGAGAGAGGAAGGGCTGGCGGCCCGCGAGgccgaggaggtggcccggctccaggagctccagaagcgggaagaggccgtggaggatgagctggcagccgggacccGGAGACTCCAGGAGCGTGAGGCGGCCCTCCGAGAGAGgaaggccaaggtggaggggctcctggcggagcggagcgccgGTGCCGACCGGTTAACGAGGTGGGTTggtgcggtgaaccctctgctagaagcactcggagccaaccccatctgggtgCCGGAGGCTCCTTCGCCATTTGACGCTGCACTCCAactgctggactccaccgccaggcggctacagGACATGGAGGCCGGGatacaggacctcctggagacagagggGCGAATAGTTGCTCGGGGGATGgctgagtacatcctcaccagtttccggagccatgacccctccgtccagctgactcctgtcttggtcggacccctccggacGACCGCAGCCGCCGCGTGAGAAGGGGTCCAGGAGGCGGTGGACatggtcgcggcccgcctcTGGCGTCGtcccgaacctgcagagagCGGGGACACCTCCAGCCAGCCAGGACAATAGGGCCATCTGCTTTGTTATCAATTTTTGTAAAAATAACTTCGTAATGTTGTACATATTACCAGTAATGCATTAAGTATTTCAAGTATTTCTCGGTTGTCGATCTGTAAAGTGTTCTTGagcacaccgaggtcccgtggccccctgggaggtagtcgcgataggtcggggctagctgccatagaaccaaggtcctgcacatgacttaggatcgacgcttagtagacgtccccacgggtTCCCGATCTGGCCAGCGAAAACCTCCTAAGTTGCGTAGCGAGTCGGAGCACTGGGACCTATGTTCAGGGAttaaaaggggtcccggcccccagGTCCATGGTTCGAGGTATAACGGTActcaccctaggagggcagggcatgtaggcttagggtacggaaccaggctaagcgacTACACAACCCgggaccccagcaaagggcgagtacgtctccctgaagccagttcccaggGGCCGGTTCCTTTGCTCCTGTGAAATAGAGGTCCCGGGCAGAGACGTAGCTAGCAACTTAAGAAGGGTCTCGGGCACGACACAGACGCGGAAAACATGTGGGGGTTAGCGTAACAAAAAACAAAGAAAGATAGAATCGcatggacttcaaggacatacTGAGAAATAAATTtctccttaatgaattggtacaaaagggttgtgcgatgtacgccaggggccgggtttacgagggcggacctccaccgccggaggtgctcaatgttccatggattgggtagttgcataccatcctccgcagccagaCGAACAGacccgggtcggcacacctttgttaccttaaagggcccctcccaactgggggagaggaagggccggcccaagcaggaggaggggaaaaggggagagctgggctgggccaaggagcTTTGGGCtgccctttctcttttctttcctttccttcttttctttttcttttctatacccaaactattcaaacaattctatttgaattcaaataaattttgaattcaaactctataccctcaacacaaataaatcaatgctccagcatgaatgcacaaacaagttgatcctataataaattttatttccttgtgttataaaattatttTAAGTGCAAGACagattagggaaaaccctggaaatttcatttaagcccaaataatttcattaaaatttggaaaaattacattagggtgttacagcctaGTTGTTTTCCGCGTGAAATCCAcccaaaccggtgagtattcgactacttttgtttaagacgaactctgttctgccgctgctaactgaaaaccttctgcagAGACACACAGAactataccgcagctacccgccgcgacccgacatcccccggccggaccacctcctccccagcgcggctgtcgaagcaaagagggctcgcatagcCCAGGCTCTACATAGCAGCGACTCCACGGAGGACAAGAGCCCCCTGGTGGAGAGAGAAGCCGAAGTAGAGGCGAGAAGGGACAATTCCTCCgagccagccgtggagttgaccgaaactctaccTTTGGTACCGCAGGGTCGTCGGTTGGTGCGGAAGCGGAAAGCTGAAGCAATCGAATCTTCCTGGTACTGACTTGATGCCTTGTTGTATTACTGTATGTTGATATTGTGACATgctgacagtatccacttgtagtccTTCCACCTCATCCTCCAGGACCGAGCCCGAAGAAGTGGGAGCAGCCCCATCAGCCACCACGACCATCACcttcgccgtggcggggaccgtgccaccggctggtgaaaccccaccACCGCTGACAGAAACCTCGCAAAGGGCCATGCGAGTGAAAAAGGTCGTCAAAAAGAAATCTACGCTGTCagtttgcatctggttgcacaataaacatTCTGCTTTTTCGACATGTATGATGACTGACTCGACGTTATCAGGGCCACGGGCGCCGTGAACCTCCAGCTGACACTAGCCatgactaccccagcccccgggtcatcGACCCGAGAAGAGTCTACGAGCGTGGGGCCAGTCACGGCtgcaccagcccccgagctgtcAGCCCCAAAGGGGTCGACGCCCGCGGAGTCGACCCCCGGagcggacgcgacgctgcccaaCTTGCCACCTCctgagctccaacaagtcgaaaccgaagctggtggcgaggaacaagtcgggGTCCCTGTTGCCTCTCCTACGGATGGtgcaggtgagcatctgaccgcccacaGGTAGCTACCGAAATCCACGCGCCTTGTGCTGAAAACGTTTGTAGTTGCAGGTACCCATCAGACGCCCCCTGAGGAAGCCGCGGGAACCTCGAGGAGACCCGGTGAGCTGCGGGTGACCGGGTCCGGGCGTCAGGATATCATTGCCACCAACCTGGTGGACGATCCGTTGCTGACGG
Coding sequences within it:
- the LOC112896926 gene encoding stress response protein nst1-like: METAAAASEDEAGPSPAEPAAEGAAAMAEAAAPEAAEVVEIIAPEAAEAVAPEAAEEAEATAPGVAEVASSSAPPAEEEEETEVVVGRRLLPSTAEIPLPRLIAKCHQAQQELEAGMRREWEKLEAERHRLSDWEVRLGDHINSVSARYAEERAKLVLGRELLQEELEQAHVREAAALQREKEARRREAEALKGLIAVEERMEAVADRERTARELAAEVRRASAIVEAEKSTLADLAAAVAKREEGLAAREAEESFHLILQDRARRSGSSPISHHDHHLRRGGDRATGWATGAVNLQLTLAMTTPAPGSSTREESTSVGPVTAAPAPELSAPKGSTPAESTPGADATLPNLPPPELQQVETEAGGEEQVGVPVASPTDGAGTHQTPPEEAAGTSRRPGELRVTGSGRQDIIATNLVDDPLLTANNIENFKKNVITHSQKKSEKLKTVVSGHQELAALEKRLTDERTMNCSLEKANSELREQLEM